One uncultured Flavobacterium sp. genomic window carries:
- a CDS encoding MmcQ/YjbR family DNA-binding protein — translation MNLETYYEYCLSKKGVSEHFPFDEDTLVFKVGGKMFALSSLSQWEKNEPSVNLKCDPERAQELRAEYDEIKPGFHMSKVHWNTIALNGNLPVKFVKELIDHSYELVFKSLTKKIQNEIIELEN, via the coding sequence ATGAATTTAGAAACATATTACGAATATTGTCTTTCGAAAAAAGGCGTTAGCGAACATTTCCCTTTTGATGAAGATACTTTAGTTTTTAAAGTTGGCGGAAAAATGTTTGCTTTATCTTCCTTATCACAATGGGAAAAGAACGAGCCTTCAGTCAATTTAAAATGTGATCCTGAACGTGCTCAGGAATTAAGAGCTGAATATGATGAGATAAAACCGGGGTTTCATATGAGCAAAGTACATTGGAATACGATTGCTTTAAACGGAAATCTTCCAGTGAAATTTGTCAAAGAACTTATAGACCATTCGTATGAATTGGTTTTCAAAAGTTTGACAAAGAA
- a CDS encoding DUF4260 domain-containing protein gives MKTILKLEELGLFILGIYLFSLLSYQWWWFLVLILAPDLSMIGYAFGNKTGAFLYNLFHHKAIAILLYIIGCYLKIEIVQLTGIILLAHSAMDRILGYGLKYEKGFKYTHLGEIGK, from the coding sequence ATGAAAACAATACTCAAACTTGAAGAATTAGGTCTTTTTATTCTCGGAATCTATTTATTTAGTCTATTAAGCTATCAATGGTGGTGGTTTTTGGTCTTGATTTTAGCGCCCGATCTTTCTATGATTGGTTACGCTTTTGGCAATAAAACCGGTGCTTTTTTGTACAACTTATTTCATCATAAAGCGATTGCGATTTTACTTTATATAATTGGCTGTTACTTAAAAATTGAAATCGTTCAGCTTACAGGTATTATTTTACTTGCGCATTCGGCAATGGATCGGATTTTAGGTTACGGTTTGAAATATGAAAAAGGCTTTAAATACACACATTTAGGTGAAATTGGTAAATAA
- a CDS encoding GNAT family N-acetyltransferase, protein MINVSTDKTKLNVPFIQDFLKDIYWAAGRTIEEVQTTIDASVCFGIYLNDKQIGFARVITDYVVFGYVMDVFITEEHRGKGYSSILIETMMNEPILKEIKIWRLATTDAHFLYEKFGFKPLEHPEKMMEKKL, encoded by the coding sequence ATGATTAACGTTTCTACAGATAAAACTAAACTTAATGTTCCATTCATTCAAGACTTCTTAAAAGACATTTATTGGGCTGCAGGACGAACTATCGAAGAAGTGCAGACTACAATTGATGCTTCGGTTTGTTTTGGAATTTACTTAAACGACAAGCAAATTGGCTTTGCTCGTGTGATTACTGATTATGTCGTTTTTGGATATGTGATGGATGTTTTTATTACTGAAGAACATCGCGGAAAAGGATATTCGTCTATTTTAATTGAAACTATGATGAATGAGCCGATTCTTAAAGAGATTAAAATTTGGAGATTAGCCACAACTGATGCTCATTTTTTATATGAAAAATTTGGTTTTAAACCTTTGGAACATCCAGAGAAAATGATGGAAAAAAAATTATGA
- a CDS encoding cyclase family protein has product MLAKINNFEIDLSKPIDISIPLTNTDENPIAWYIEKPVIEPVVFGDWIGKVSEGKSSTNFNNIFFNPHGHGTHTECLGHITNDFYSINQSLKQFFFFAKLITVEPKKIDDDYVITKELIEKALSISPEASGSLNVTKSEAIIIRTLPNQKEKKSRKYSNTNPPYLSEEAAIFIRESEIQHLLIDLPSVDKEHDEGKLLAHKAFWNVKDTLNLNSDARLNATITEMIFVPDEIQDGDYILNLQIASFENDASPSKPILYKIADFRL; this is encoded by the coding sequence GTGTTAGCAAAAATCAACAACTTCGAAATCGACTTATCAAAACCCATTGATATCTCTATTCCATTAACTAATACTGACGAAAATCCGATTGCTTGGTATATCGAAAAACCAGTTATTGAACCTGTAGTTTTTGGCGATTGGATTGGGAAAGTTTCGGAAGGAAAATCATCTACGAATTTTAATAATATTTTCTTCAATCCGCATGGTCATGGCACACACACGGAATGTTTAGGTCATATTACAAATGATTTTTACAGTATTAATCAATCTTTAAAACAGTTTTTCTTTTTTGCTAAATTGATTACGGTTGAGCCTAAAAAAATTGATGATGATTATGTTATTACAAAAGAATTAATTGAAAAAGCATTGAGTATTTCTCCCGAAGCTTCGGGATCGCTCAATGTGACAAAATCGGAAGCAATTATCATTCGAACACTTCCAAATCAAAAGGAAAAAAAATCAAGAAAATATTCGAATACTAATCCGCCATATTTGTCTGAAGAAGCAGCAATTTTCATCCGCGAAAGCGAAATTCAGCATTTATTAATAGATTTACCAAGTGTTGACAAAGAACATGACGAAGGTAAATTATTGGCTCATAAAGCGTTCTGGAACGTAAAAGATACTTTAAACTTAAACTCTGACGCGCGATTGAATGCAACGATTACCGAAATGATTTTTGTTCCAGATGAAATTCAAGATGGAGATTATATACTAAATTTACAAATCGCTTCGTTTGAAAACGATGCAAGCCCGTCAAAACCAATTTTATATAAAATTGCAGATTTTAGATTATAG
- the hemW gene encoding radical SAM family heme chaperone HemW, translated as MSGIYIHIPFCKQACNYCDFHFSTSMKKKDDMVLALAKEIGMRKNEFKDDVVETIYFGGGTPSVLSTEEINLLINTVYQNYKVSTNPEITLEANPDDLSSERILELSKSPINRLSIGIQSFYEEDLKMMNRAHNSAEAKKCLEEATKYFDNISLDLIYGIPGLTDEMWKKNIETALSFGIPHISSYALTVEPKTALRKLIDTGKIAEPQDEVASSHFMILVDMLQKNGFIHYELSNFGKEGYFSKNNSAYWLGKKYIGIGPSAHSYDGEKRGWNIANNSLYLKSIQNDELPIETEILSKSDRYNEYIMTGLRTIWGVSLDRIENEFGLEYLNYLKKQSQKFLNDDLLSIENNILKPTPKGKFLTDGIASDLFYLNLED; from the coding sequence ATGTCAGGGATTTACATTCACATACCTTTTTGCAAGCAGGCTTGCAACTATTGCGACTTTCATTTTTCGACTTCAATGAAAAAGAAAGACGATATGGTTTTGGCTTTAGCCAAAGAAATTGGTATGCGCAAAAATGAATTTAAAGATGATGTTGTAGAAACAATTTACTTTGGCGGAGGAACGCCTTCGGTTTTATCTACTGAAGAAATCAATCTTTTGATTAATACTGTTTATCAAAATTATAAAGTTTCAACAAATCCTGAAATTACGCTCGAAGCAAATCCTGATGATTTATCTTCAGAACGAATTTTAGAGTTATCAAAAAGTCCTATAAATCGCTTAAGTATAGGAATTCAGTCTTTTTATGAAGAGGATTTGAAGATGATGAATCGCGCTCATAATTCGGCGGAAGCCAAAAAATGTTTAGAAGAAGCTACTAAATATTTTGATAATATTTCGCTTGATTTGATTTACGGAATCCCGGGATTGACTGACGAAATGTGGAAGAAAAATATTGAGACAGCGTTGAGTTTTGGCATTCCGCATATTTCTAGTTATGCTTTGACTGTTGAACCAAAAACGGCTTTAAGAAAATTAATTGATACCGGAAAAATTGCTGAACCGCAAGACGAAGTAGCTTCAAGCCACTTCATGATTTTGGTTGATATGCTTCAAAAAAATGGTTTTATTCATTACGAACTATCCAATTTTGGGAAAGAAGGTTATTTCTCCAAAAACAATTCGGCTTATTGGCTGGGTAAAAAATATATTGGAATTGGACCTTCTGCACATAGTTATGATGGTGAAAAAAGAGGCTGGAATATTGCTAATAATTCATTGTATTTAAAATCAATTCAGAACGATGAACTTCCAATCGAAACAGAAATCCTATCGAAATCGGATCGTTATAACGAATATATTATGACGGGATTGAGAACCATTTGGGGCGTTTCTTTAGACAGAATTGAAAATGAATTTGGTTTGGAATATTTGAATTATCTCAAAAAACAATCTCAAAAATTCCTAAATGACGATTTGCTTTCGATCGAAAACAATATTCTAAAACCAACTCCAAAAGGAAAATTTTTAACTGATGGAATTGCGAGTGATTTGTTTTACTTAAATTTGGAAGACTAA
- the ruvC gene encoding crossover junction endodeoxyribonuclease RuvC gives MTKERIILGIDPGTTIMGFGLIKVTNKKMEFLQLNELQLSKYDNHYQKLKIIFERTIELIETHHPDEIAIEAPFFGKNVQSMLKLGRAQGVAMAAGLSRDIPITEYEPKKIKMAITGNGNASKEQVAKMLQQLLGLKELPKNLDSTDGLAAAVCHFFNSGKIVAGKSYSGWDAFVKQNEERVKK, from the coding sequence TTGACAAAAGAACGCATCATATTAGGTATTGACCCCGGAACAACTATTATGGGTTTTGGATTGATAAAGGTCACCAATAAAAAAATGGAATTTTTGCAGCTTAACGAATTGCAATTGTCCAAATACGACAATCATTACCAAAAACTAAAAATCATTTTTGAGCGTACTATCGAATTAATCGAAACACATCATCCGGACGAAATTGCTATTGAAGCGCCTTTCTTTGGCAAAAACGTTCAATCGATGCTAAAATTAGGTCGCGCGCAAGGTGTCGCAATGGCCGCGGGACTTTCGAGAGATATTCCGATTACAGAATATGAACCAAAAAAGATAAAAATGGCAATTACCGGAAACGGAAACGCCAGCAAAGAACAAGTAGCAAAAATGCTTCAGCAACTTTTAGGATTAAAAGAATTACCTAAAAATCTGGATTCAACAGATGGTTTGGCCGCAGCGGTTTGCCATTTCTTTAATTCAGGAAAAATCGTAGCCGGAAAAAGTTATTCAGGCTGGGATGCTTTTGTGAAACAAAACGAGGAACGGGTTAAAAAATAA